CAAAGCCACGGTCACTTGCATGAAAACCTGCACAATTCAGTAGATGATTTCCCAACACCCCCATAGTCAGGCGACCGTTAAAGTCTACATGGAAAGGTTCCGCCACAAACTGATAAGTTCCTATTTTATTTTCTTCACTCATTATTCCTGTAGGTTTTTACTTTCGTTATATTTTGCCTCCCGTCCGTCGAGGAACTCATTCACCCGTTCAAAACAACTGGTGGTAATCGCCACACGCCCCGAACGAACAAACTGCAAAACACAATTCAATACCCGGAGTTCACCGTAAAGCGAGGTTATATCTTCACTCATCCCGTTCTTCTCAACAATGGAAAATACCGGATTTACTTCCACTATACGAGCATTGTATCGACGGATTAACTTGGACGCTTCCGGATTCTCCTGAAAAGCAGGAGTAGACACCTTATATAATGCGATTTCATGGAAATATATTTCATCTTCCGTGAAGTAATGCGCCTGAATCACGTCGATTTTCTTCTCTATCTGTTTCACTACCTTCTCAATAGTGTCCTTATCTGTCCAAGCTGTGATTGTATATTTATGCACACCTTTGATAGATGAAGCAGAAACATTCAAACTTTCGATATTGATCTGCCGACGGGTAAATACAGCCGTCACCTGATTCAGCAATCCGGCAATATTCTCAGAATGAACAATGATTGTATATAATATTTTATCACTCATAACTTTAAATTTTAAATACGAACTCTCAACTTCCCCTAACATTCCAACAACATTTGATTCACCGAACCGCCCGGAGGAGTCATCGGCAATACGTTGCCTTCTTCTATTACGCAAGCTTCAAGCAGGAACGGTCCGTCCGTTGCCAGCATTTCATCGATAGCCACTTTCAATTCTTCACGGGAATAGACACGTTTGGAAGGAATGTCATATGCGGAAGCTATTTTCATGTAGTCCGGATTCAACATCGGAGTAAATGAATAACGGCGGTTGAAGAACATAGCCTGCCACTGACGCACGTTTCCGAGGAAGTTATTATTCAGGCAGATGATTTTCACCGGAGCTTTCTGTTCCATGATAGTTCCGAGTTCCTGGATATTCATTTGAAGTCCGCCGTCTCCCATAAACACGCAGACGGTACGCTCCGGTGCACCGAAAGTGGCTCCGATAGCTGCGGGAAGTCCGAACCCCATTGTTCCAAGCCCTCCGGAAGTAATAATACTGCGTTCTTTCGAATATTTAAAGTAACGAGCAGATATCATCTGGTTCTGACCGACATCCGTCACCAATACTGCTTCATGGTGGGTTGCCTCACTTACGGCACGTGCTACTTCGCCCATGGTCAGTGAATCCGTAGCCGGATAAAGTTCGGGACGAATTACTTTTTCTTCCTCCACCTTCTCATATTCTTTAAAACTATCGTTCCATTCG
The nucleotide sequence above comes from Bacteroides caccae. Encoded proteins:
- the ilvN gene encoding acetolactate synthase small subunit produces the protein MSDKILYTIIVHSENIAGLLNQVTAVFTRRQINIESLNVSASSIKGVHKYTITAWTDKDTIEKVVKQIEKKIDVIQAHYFTEDEIYFHEIALYKVSTPAFQENPEASKLIRRYNARIVEVNPVFSIVEKNGMSEDITSLYGELRVLNCVLQFVRSGRVAITTSCFERVNEFLDGREAKYNESKNLQE